From a single Maylandia zebra isolate NMK-2024a linkage group LG3, Mzebra_GT3a, whole genome shotgun sequence genomic region:
- the LOC101475552 gene encoding phosphatidylinositol-3,5-bisphosphate 3-phosphatase MTMR2 isoform X1 translates to MEKQAGGAGAGDGAGANRKPWGSPTCGAAAGDTLDSPTGSHVEWCKQLIAATISSQISGSVQPDIGSRDIKAGRRPDFMVSKRLNRRQDSQDEGLCYHGDIDSEHPSSALTLPGLRYGAQVKMFQNQVPLLPGETIQTTVKDVMYICPFSGLVTGTLTITDYKLYFISVEKDSPFILDVNLGVISRIESISVPNQGENNKGLELVCKDMRSPRFAYKMEESQPDVVEVLTKHAFPLSHSLPLFAFLYKEQFPVDGWKVYDPAAEYRRQGLPNESWTISKINSTYELCDTYPSILVIPTNITDEDIKRVAVFRAKHRIPVLSWIHPESQATIVRCSQPLVGPSDRRCKEDERFLQIIMDANAQSHKLTIFDARQSSVAITNKGKDGGYESESFYPNVELNFLEIPNIHVMRESLRKMKDVVYPTIDEAHWHSFIDQTHWLEYIRLLLAGAAKVADKLESGKTSVVVHCSDGWDRTAQLTSLAMLMLDSYYRTLRGFQVLVEKEWISFGHKFAARVGHGDENHANSERSPLFVQFIDCVWQMTRQFPAAFEFNELFLITVLDHLYSCLFGTFLYSSEQERANQEVPAKTVSLWSYINSQPEDFTNPFYVDYENHVLYPMVSPRHLELWTSYYARWNPRMRPQVPVHQTLKDLLILRAELQRRVEELQREASSHSLSSSSDHSPTHTAGTPLHTAV, encoded by the exons ATGGAGAAACAGGCCGGAGGTGCCGGCGCTGGGGACGGTGCAGGGGCGAACAGAAAGCCGTGGGGCTCGCCGACTTGCGGCGCGGCAGCCGGTGATACCCTGGACAG TCCAACAGGTTCTCACGTAGAATGGTGTAAACAGCTAATAGCAGCCACAATCTCCAGTCAGATCTCAGGATCAGTCCAACCAGACATTGGGAGCAGGGACATCAAG GCTGGGAGAAGACCAGACTTCATG GTGTCCAAGAGGCTGAATCGCAGG CAGGATTCACAGGATGAAGGGCTTTGTTACCATGGAGACATTGACTCTGAGCATCCTTCCAGTGCTTTG ACCCTCCCAGGTCTGAGATACGGAGCACAGGTCAAAATGTTCCAGAACCAGGTTCCTCTGCTCCCTGGAGAGACCATCCAAACTACAG TCAAGGATGTGATGTACATTTGTCCATTCAGCGGTCTGGTTACTGGGACTTtgaccatcacagactacaagcTGTACTTCATCAGTGTGGAAAAG GACTCTCCCTTCATTCTGGATGTGAACCTGGGAGTCATCAGCAGGATCGAATCTATCAGTGTTCCCAACCAAGGAGAGAACAACAAGGGACTGGAGCTGGTCTGCAAG GACATGAGGAGTCCCAGGTTTGCCTATAAGATGGAGGAGAGCCAGCCGGACGTGGTGGAGGTGCTGACCAAACATGCCTTTCCTCTGTCCCACAGTCTG CCCTTGTTTGCCTTCCTGTACAAAGAGCAGTTTCCTGTGGACGGCTGGAAGGTGTATGACCCAGCAGCAGAATACAGACGTCAG GGGCTTCCTAATGAGAGCTGGACCATCAGTAAGATAAACAGCACCTACGAGCTATGTGACACGTATCCTTCCATCCTGGTCATCCCCAccaacatcacagatgaagacaTCAAACGAGTGGCTGTGTTCAGAGCCAAGCACCGTATACCG GTCTTGTCCTGGATCCACCCGGAGTCTCAGGCCACCATTGTACGCTGTAGCCAGCCGCTAGTTGGGCCGTCAGACCGTCGCTGTAAAGAAGACGAACGCTTTCTCCAAATCATCATGGACGCCAACGCTCAGTCCCACAAGCTCACCATCTTTGATGCCCGACAGAGCAGCGTGGCCATCACCAACAAG GGAAAGGATGGAGGGTATGAAAGCGAGAGTTTCTACCCCAATGTAGAGCTAAACTTCCTGGAAATTCCAAACATTCATGTGATGAGGGAGTCTCTCAGGAAGATGAAGGATGTCGTTTATCCTACCATAGACGAAGCCCACTGGCACTCCTTTATCGACCAGACGCACTGGCTGGAGTACATACGG CTGTTATTAGCAGGAGCAGCAAAGGTAGCTGATAAGCTGGAGTCTGGGAAGACGTCGGTGGTGGTTCACTGCAGCGACGGCTGGGACAGGACAGCCCAGCTTACCTCTCTGGCCATGCTGATGCTGGACAGTTACTATCGCACACTGAGAGGCTTCCAG GTTTTAGTGGAGAAGGAGTGGATTAGTTTTGGACACAAGTTTGCTGCT CGCGTGGGCCACGGTGATGAGAACCATGCTAACTCAGAGCGCTCGCCTCTGTTCGTCCAGTTTATCGACTGCGTCTGGCAGATGACTCGACAG TTCCCAGCAGCCTTTGAGTTCAATGAGCTCTTCCTGATCACCGTGCTGGACCATCTGTACAGCTGTCTGTTTGGTACATTCCTCTACAGCAGTGAACAGGAGCGGGCCAACCAG GAGGTTCCAGCCAAGACTGTGTCTCTCTGGTCGTACATCAACAG CCAGCCCGAGGACTTCACCAACCCCTTCTACGTGGACTATGAAAACCACGTTCTCTACCCGATGGTTTCGCCCAGACACCTGGAGCTTTGGACCAGTTACTATGCCCGCTGGAACCCACGCATGAGGCCACAG
- the LOC101475552 gene encoding phosphatidylinositol-3,5-bisphosphate 3-phosphatase MTMR2 isoform X8 — MEKQAGGAGAGDGAGANRKPWGSPTCGAAAGDTLDSPTGSHVEWCKQLIAATISSQISGSVQPDIGSRDIKVSKRLNRRTLPGLRYGAQVKMFQNQVPLLPGETIQTTVKDVMYICPFSGLVTGTLTITDYKLYFISVEKDSPFILDVNLGVISRIESISVPNQGENNKGLELVCKDMRSPRFAYKMEESQPDVVEVLTKHAFPLSHSLPLFAFLYKEQFPVDGWKVYDPAAEYRRQGLPNESWTISKINSTYELCDTYPSILVIPTNITDEDIKRVAVFRAKHRIPVLSWIHPESQATIVRCSQPLVGPSDRRCKEDERFLQIIMDANAQSHKLTIFDARQSSVAITNKGKDGGYESESFYPNVELNFLEIPNIHVMRESLRKMKDVVYPTIDEAHWHSFIDQTHWLEYIRLLLAGAAKVADKLESGKTSVVVHCSDGWDRTAQLTSLAMLMLDSYYRTLRGFQVLVEKEWISFGHKFAARVGHGDENHANSERSPLFVQFIDCVWQMTRQFPAAFEFNELFLITVLDHLYSCLFGTFLYSSEQERANQEVPAKTVSLWSYINSQPEDFTNPFYVDYENHVLYPMVSPRHLELWTSYYARWNPRMRPQVPVHQTLKDLLILRAELQRRVEELQREASSHSLSSSSDHSPTHTAGTPLHTAV, encoded by the exons ATGGAGAAACAGGCCGGAGGTGCCGGCGCTGGGGACGGTGCAGGGGCGAACAGAAAGCCGTGGGGCTCGCCGACTTGCGGCGCGGCAGCCGGTGATACCCTGGACAG TCCAACAGGTTCTCACGTAGAATGGTGTAAACAGCTAATAGCAGCCACAATCTCCAGTCAGATCTCAGGATCAGTCCAACCAGACATTGGGAGCAGGGACATCAAG GTGTCCAAGAGGCTGAATCGCAGG ACCCTCCCAGGTCTGAGATACGGAGCACAGGTCAAAATGTTCCAGAACCAGGTTCCTCTGCTCCCTGGAGAGACCATCCAAACTACAG TCAAGGATGTGATGTACATTTGTCCATTCAGCGGTCTGGTTACTGGGACTTtgaccatcacagactacaagcTGTACTTCATCAGTGTGGAAAAG GACTCTCCCTTCATTCTGGATGTGAACCTGGGAGTCATCAGCAGGATCGAATCTATCAGTGTTCCCAACCAAGGAGAGAACAACAAGGGACTGGAGCTGGTCTGCAAG GACATGAGGAGTCCCAGGTTTGCCTATAAGATGGAGGAGAGCCAGCCGGACGTGGTGGAGGTGCTGACCAAACATGCCTTTCCTCTGTCCCACAGTCTG CCCTTGTTTGCCTTCCTGTACAAAGAGCAGTTTCCTGTGGACGGCTGGAAGGTGTATGACCCAGCAGCAGAATACAGACGTCAG GGGCTTCCTAATGAGAGCTGGACCATCAGTAAGATAAACAGCACCTACGAGCTATGTGACACGTATCCTTCCATCCTGGTCATCCCCAccaacatcacagatgaagacaTCAAACGAGTGGCTGTGTTCAGAGCCAAGCACCGTATACCG GTCTTGTCCTGGATCCACCCGGAGTCTCAGGCCACCATTGTACGCTGTAGCCAGCCGCTAGTTGGGCCGTCAGACCGTCGCTGTAAAGAAGACGAACGCTTTCTCCAAATCATCATGGACGCCAACGCTCAGTCCCACAAGCTCACCATCTTTGATGCCCGACAGAGCAGCGTGGCCATCACCAACAAG GGAAAGGATGGAGGGTATGAAAGCGAGAGTTTCTACCCCAATGTAGAGCTAAACTTCCTGGAAATTCCAAACATTCATGTGATGAGGGAGTCTCTCAGGAAGATGAAGGATGTCGTTTATCCTACCATAGACGAAGCCCACTGGCACTCCTTTATCGACCAGACGCACTGGCTGGAGTACATACGG CTGTTATTAGCAGGAGCAGCAAAGGTAGCTGATAAGCTGGAGTCTGGGAAGACGTCGGTGGTGGTTCACTGCAGCGACGGCTGGGACAGGACAGCCCAGCTTACCTCTCTGGCCATGCTGATGCTGGACAGTTACTATCGCACACTGAGAGGCTTCCAG GTTTTAGTGGAGAAGGAGTGGATTAGTTTTGGACACAAGTTTGCTGCT CGCGTGGGCCACGGTGATGAGAACCATGCTAACTCAGAGCGCTCGCCTCTGTTCGTCCAGTTTATCGACTGCGTCTGGCAGATGACTCGACAG TTCCCAGCAGCCTTTGAGTTCAATGAGCTCTTCCTGATCACCGTGCTGGACCATCTGTACAGCTGTCTGTTTGGTACATTCCTCTACAGCAGTGAACAGGAGCGGGCCAACCAG GAGGTTCCAGCCAAGACTGTGTCTCTCTGGTCGTACATCAACAG CCAGCCCGAGGACTTCACCAACCCCTTCTACGTGGACTATGAAAACCACGTTCTCTACCCGATGGTTTCGCCCAGACACCTGGAGCTTTGGACCAGTTACTATGCCCGCTGGAACCCACGCATGAGGCCACAG
- the LOC101475552 gene encoding phosphatidylinositol-3-phosphate phosphatase MTMR1 isoform X10, translating into MEKQAGGAGAGDGAGANRKPWGSPTCGAAAGDTLDSPTGSHVEWCKQLIAATISSQISGSVQPDIGSRDIKTLPGLRYGAQVKMFQNQVPLLPGETIQTTVKDVMYICPFSGLVTGTLTITDYKLYFISVEKDSPFILDVNLGVISRIESISVPNQGENNKGLELVCKDMRSPRFAYKMEESQPDVVEVLTKHAFPLSHSLPLFAFLYKEQFPVDGWKVYDPAAEYRRQGLPNESWTISKINSTYELCDTYPSILVIPTNITDEDIKRVAVFRAKHRIPVLSWIHPESQATIVRCSQPLVGPSDRRCKEDERFLQIIMDANAQSHKLTIFDARQSSVAITNKGKDGGYESESFYPNVELNFLEIPNIHVMRESLRKMKDVVYPTIDEAHWHSFIDQTHWLEYIRLLLAGAAKVADKLESGKTSVVVHCSDGWDRTAQLTSLAMLMLDSYYRTLRGFQVLVEKEWISFGHKFAARVGHGDENHANSERSPLFVQFIDCVWQMTRQFPAAFEFNELFLITVLDHLYSCLFGTFLYSSEQERANQEVPAKTVSLWSYINSQPEDFTNPFYVDYENHVLYPMVSPRHLELWTSYYARWNPRMRPQVPVHQTLKDLLILRAELQRRVEELQREASSHSLSSSSDHSPTHTAGTPLHTAV; encoded by the exons ATGGAGAAACAGGCCGGAGGTGCCGGCGCTGGGGACGGTGCAGGGGCGAACAGAAAGCCGTGGGGCTCGCCGACTTGCGGCGCGGCAGCCGGTGATACCCTGGACAG TCCAACAGGTTCTCACGTAGAATGGTGTAAACAGCTAATAGCAGCCACAATCTCCAGTCAGATCTCAGGATCAGTCCAACCAGACATTGGGAGCAGGGACATCAAG ACCCTCCCAGGTCTGAGATACGGAGCACAGGTCAAAATGTTCCAGAACCAGGTTCCTCTGCTCCCTGGAGAGACCATCCAAACTACAG TCAAGGATGTGATGTACATTTGTCCATTCAGCGGTCTGGTTACTGGGACTTtgaccatcacagactacaagcTGTACTTCATCAGTGTGGAAAAG GACTCTCCCTTCATTCTGGATGTGAACCTGGGAGTCATCAGCAGGATCGAATCTATCAGTGTTCCCAACCAAGGAGAGAACAACAAGGGACTGGAGCTGGTCTGCAAG GACATGAGGAGTCCCAGGTTTGCCTATAAGATGGAGGAGAGCCAGCCGGACGTGGTGGAGGTGCTGACCAAACATGCCTTTCCTCTGTCCCACAGTCTG CCCTTGTTTGCCTTCCTGTACAAAGAGCAGTTTCCTGTGGACGGCTGGAAGGTGTATGACCCAGCAGCAGAATACAGACGTCAG GGGCTTCCTAATGAGAGCTGGACCATCAGTAAGATAAACAGCACCTACGAGCTATGTGACACGTATCCTTCCATCCTGGTCATCCCCAccaacatcacagatgaagacaTCAAACGAGTGGCTGTGTTCAGAGCCAAGCACCGTATACCG GTCTTGTCCTGGATCCACCCGGAGTCTCAGGCCACCATTGTACGCTGTAGCCAGCCGCTAGTTGGGCCGTCAGACCGTCGCTGTAAAGAAGACGAACGCTTTCTCCAAATCATCATGGACGCCAACGCTCAGTCCCACAAGCTCACCATCTTTGATGCCCGACAGAGCAGCGTGGCCATCACCAACAAG GGAAAGGATGGAGGGTATGAAAGCGAGAGTTTCTACCCCAATGTAGAGCTAAACTTCCTGGAAATTCCAAACATTCATGTGATGAGGGAGTCTCTCAGGAAGATGAAGGATGTCGTTTATCCTACCATAGACGAAGCCCACTGGCACTCCTTTATCGACCAGACGCACTGGCTGGAGTACATACGG CTGTTATTAGCAGGAGCAGCAAAGGTAGCTGATAAGCTGGAGTCTGGGAAGACGTCGGTGGTGGTTCACTGCAGCGACGGCTGGGACAGGACAGCCCAGCTTACCTCTCTGGCCATGCTGATGCTGGACAGTTACTATCGCACACTGAGAGGCTTCCAG GTTTTAGTGGAGAAGGAGTGGATTAGTTTTGGACACAAGTTTGCTGCT CGCGTGGGCCACGGTGATGAGAACCATGCTAACTCAGAGCGCTCGCCTCTGTTCGTCCAGTTTATCGACTGCGTCTGGCAGATGACTCGACAG TTCCCAGCAGCCTTTGAGTTCAATGAGCTCTTCCTGATCACCGTGCTGGACCATCTGTACAGCTGTCTGTTTGGTACATTCCTCTACAGCAGTGAACAGGAGCGGGCCAACCAG GAGGTTCCAGCCAAGACTGTGTCTCTCTGGTCGTACATCAACAG CCAGCCCGAGGACTTCACCAACCCCTTCTACGTGGACTATGAAAACCACGTTCTCTACCCGATGGTTTCGCCCAGACACCTGGAGCTTTGGACCAGTTACTATGCCCGCTGGAACCCACGCATGAGGCCACAG
- the LOC101475552 gene encoding phosphatidylinositol-3,5-bisphosphate 3-phosphatase MTMR2 isoform X6 — MEKQAGGAGAGDGAGANRKPWGSPTCGAAAGDTLDSPTGSHVEWCKQLIAATISSQISGSVQPDIGSRDIKDSQDEGLCYHGDIDSEHPSSALTLPGLRYGAQVKMFQNQVPLLPGETIQTTVKDVMYICPFSGLVTGTLTITDYKLYFISVEKDSPFILDVNLGVISRIESISVPNQGENNKGLELVCKDMRSPRFAYKMEESQPDVVEVLTKHAFPLSHSLPLFAFLYKEQFPVDGWKVYDPAAEYRRQGLPNESWTISKINSTYELCDTYPSILVIPTNITDEDIKRVAVFRAKHRIPVLSWIHPESQATIVRCSQPLVGPSDRRCKEDERFLQIIMDANAQSHKLTIFDARQSSVAITNKGKDGGYESESFYPNVELNFLEIPNIHVMRESLRKMKDVVYPTIDEAHWHSFIDQTHWLEYIRLLLAGAAKVADKLESGKTSVVVHCSDGWDRTAQLTSLAMLMLDSYYRTLRGFQVLVEKEWISFGHKFAARVGHGDENHANSERSPLFVQFIDCVWQMTRQFPAAFEFNELFLITVLDHLYSCLFGTFLYSSEQERANQEVPAKTVSLWSYINSQPEDFTNPFYVDYENHVLYPMVSPRHLELWTSYYARWNPRMRPQVPVHQTLKDLLILRAELQRRVEELQREASSHSLSSSSDHSPTHTAGTPLHTAV, encoded by the exons ATGGAGAAACAGGCCGGAGGTGCCGGCGCTGGGGACGGTGCAGGGGCGAACAGAAAGCCGTGGGGCTCGCCGACTTGCGGCGCGGCAGCCGGTGATACCCTGGACAG TCCAACAGGTTCTCACGTAGAATGGTGTAAACAGCTAATAGCAGCCACAATCTCCAGTCAGATCTCAGGATCAGTCCAACCAGACATTGGGAGCAGGGACATCAAG GATTCACAGGATGAAGGGCTTTGTTACCATGGAGACATTGACTCTGAGCATCCTTCCAGTGCTTTG ACCCTCCCAGGTCTGAGATACGGAGCACAGGTCAAAATGTTCCAGAACCAGGTTCCTCTGCTCCCTGGAGAGACCATCCAAACTACAG TCAAGGATGTGATGTACATTTGTCCATTCAGCGGTCTGGTTACTGGGACTTtgaccatcacagactacaagcTGTACTTCATCAGTGTGGAAAAG GACTCTCCCTTCATTCTGGATGTGAACCTGGGAGTCATCAGCAGGATCGAATCTATCAGTGTTCCCAACCAAGGAGAGAACAACAAGGGACTGGAGCTGGTCTGCAAG GACATGAGGAGTCCCAGGTTTGCCTATAAGATGGAGGAGAGCCAGCCGGACGTGGTGGAGGTGCTGACCAAACATGCCTTTCCTCTGTCCCACAGTCTG CCCTTGTTTGCCTTCCTGTACAAAGAGCAGTTTCCTGTGGACGGCTGGAAGGTGTATGACCCAGCAGCAGAATACAGACGTCAG GGGCTTCCTAATGAGAGCTGGACCATCAGTAAGATAAACAGCACCTACGAGCTATGTGACACGTATCCTTCCATCCTGGTCATCCCCAccaacatcacagatgaagacaTCAAACGAGTGGCTGTGTTCAGAGCCAAGCACCGTATACCG GTCTTGTCCTGGATCCACCCGGAGTCTCAGGCCACCATTGTACGCTGTAGCCAGCCGCTAGTTGGGCCGTCAGACCGTCGCTGTAAAGAAGACGAACGCTTTCTCCAAATCATCATGGACGCCAACGCTCAGTCCCACAAGCTCACCATCTTTGATGCCCGACAGAGCAGCGTGGCCATCACCAACAAG GGAAAGGATGGAGGGTATGAAAGCGAGAGTTTCTACCCCAATGTAGAGCTAAACTTCCTGGAAATTCCAAACATTCATGTGATGAGGGAGTCTCTCAGGAAGATGAAGGATGTCGTTTATCCTACCATAGACGAAGCCCACTGGCACTCCTTTATCGACCAGACGCACTGGCTGGAGTACATACGG CTGTTATTAGCAGGAGCAGCAAAGGTAGCTGATAAGCTGGAGTCTGGGAAGACGTCGGTGGTGGTTCACTGCAGCGACGGCTGGGACAGGACAGCCCAGCTTACCTCTCTGGCCATGCTGATGCTGGACAGTTACTATCGCACACTGAGAGGCTTCCAG GTTTTAGTGGAGAAGGAGTGGATTAGTTTTGGACACAAGTTTGCTGCT CGCGTGGGCCACGGTGATGAGAACCATGCTAACTCAGAGCGCTCGCCTCTGTTCGTCCAGTTTATCGACTGCGTCTGGCAGATGACTCGACAG TTCCCAGCAGCCTTTGAGTTCAATGAGCTCTTCCTGATCACCGTGCTGGACCATCTGTACAGCTGTCTGTTTGGTACATTCCTCTACAGCAGTGAACAGGAGCGGGCCAACCAG GAGGTTCCAGCCAAGACTGTGTCTCTCTGGTCGTACATCAACAG CCAGCCCGAGGACTTCACCAACCCCTTCTACGTGGACTATGAAAACCACGTTCTCTACCCGATGGTTTCGCCCAGACACCTGGAGCTTTGGACCAGTTACTATGCCCGCTGGAACCCACGCATGAGGCCACAG
- the LOC101475552 gene encoding phosphatidylinositol-3,5-bisphosphate 3-phosphatase MTMR2 isoform X5: MEKQAGGAGAGDGAGANRKPWGSPTCGAAAGDTLDSPTGSHVEWCKQLIAATISSQISGSVQPDIGSRDIKQDSQDEGLCYHGDIDSEHPSSALTLPGLRYGAQVKMFQNQVPLLPGETIQTTVKDVMYICPFSGLVTGTLTITDYKLYFISVEKDSPFILDVNLGVISRIESISVPNQGENNKGLELVCKDMRSPRFAYKMEESQPDVVEVLTKHAFPLSHSLPLFAFLYKEQFPVDGWKVYDPAAEYRRQGLPNESWTISKINSTYELCDTYPSILVIPTNITDEDIKRVAVFRAKHRIPVLSWIHPESQATIVRCSQPLVGPSDRRCKEDERFLQIIMDANAQSHKLTIFDARQSSVAITNKGKDGGYESESFYPNVELNFLEIPNIHVMRESLRKMKDVVYPTIDEAHWHSFIDQTHWLEYIRLLLAGAAKVADKLESGKTSVVVHCSDGWDRTAQLTSLAMLMLDSYYRTLRGFQVLVEKEWISFGHKFAARVGHGDENHANSERSPLFVQFIDCVWQMTRQFPAAFEFNELFLITVLDHLYSCLFGTFLYSSEQERANQEVPAKTVSLWSYINSQPEDFTNPFYVDYENHVLYPMVSPRHLELWTSYYARWNPRMRPQVPVHQTLKDLLILRAELQRRVEELQREASSHSLSSSSDHSPTHTAGTPLHTAV; the protein is encoded by the exons ATGGAGAAACAGGCCGGAGGTGCCGGCGCTGGGGACGGTGCAGGGGCGAACAGAAAGCCGTGGGGCTCGCCGACTTGCGGCGCGGCAGCCGGTGATACCCTGGACAG TCCAACAGGTTCTCACGTAGAATGGTGTAAACAGCTAATAGCAGCCACAATCTCCAGTCAGATCTCAGGATCAGTCCAACCAGACATTGGGAGCAGGGACATCAAG CAGGATTCACAGGATGAAGGGCTTTGTTACCATGGAGACATTGACTCTGAGCATCCTTCCAGTGCTTTG ACCCTCCCAGGTCTGAGATACGGAGCACAGGTCAAAATGTTCCAGAACCAGGTTCCTCTGCTCCCTGGAGAGACCATCCAAACTACAG TCAAGGATGTGATGTACATTTGTCCATTCAGCGGTCTGGTTACTGGGACTTtgaccatcacagactacaagcTGTACTTCATCAGTGTGGAAAAG GACTCTCCCTTCATTCTGGATGTGAACCTGGGAGTCATCAGCAGGATCGAATCTATCAGTGTTCCCAACCAAGGAGAGAACAACAAGGGACTGGAGCTGGTCTGCAAG GACATGAGGAGTCCCAGGTTTGCCTATAAGATGGAGGAGAGCCAGCCGGACGTGGTGGAGGTGCTGACCAAACATGCCTTTCCTCTGTCCCACAGTCTG CCCTTGTTTGCCTTCCTGTACAAAGAGCAGTTTCCTGTGGACGGCTGGAAGGTGTATGACCCAGCAGCAGAATACAGACGTCAG GGGCTTCCTAATGAGAGCTGGACCATCAGTAAGATAAACAGCACCTACGAGCTATGTGACACGTATCCTTCCATCCTGGTCATCCCCAccaacatcacagatgaagacaTCAAACGAGTGGCTGTGTTCAGAGCCAAGCACCGTATACCG GTCTTGTCCTGGATCCACCCGGAGTCTCAGGCCACCATTGTACGCTGTAGCCAGCCGCTAGTTGGGCCGTCAGACCGTCGCTGTAAAGAAGACGAACGCTTTCTCCAAATCATCATGGACGCCAACGCTCAGTCCCACAAGCTCACCATCTTTGATGCCCGACAGAGCAGCGTGGCCATCACCAACAAG GGAAAGGATGGAGGGTATGAAAGCGAGAGTTTCTACCCCAATGTAGAGCTAAACTTCCTGGAAATTCCAAACATTCATGTGATGAGGGAGTCTCTCAGGAAGATGAAGGATGTCGTTTATCCTACCATAGACGAAGCCCACTGGCACTCCTTTATCGACCAGACGCACTGGCTGGAGTACATACGG CTGTTATTAGCAGGAGCAGCAAAGGTAGCTGATAAGCTGGAGTCTGGGAAGACGTCGGTGGTGGTTCACTGCAGCGACGGCTGGGACAGGACAGCCCAGCTTACCTCTCTGGCCATGCTGATGCTGGACAGTTACTATCGCACACTGAGAGGCTTCCAG GTTTTAGTGGAGAAGGAGTGGATTAGTTTTGGACACAAGTTTGCTGCT CGCGTGGGCCACGGTGATGAGAACCATGCTAACTCAGAGCGCTCGCCTCTGTTCGTCCAGTTTATCGACTGCGTCTGGCAGATGACTCGACAG TTCCCAGCAGCCTTTGAGTTCAATGAGCTCTTCCTGATCACCGTGCTGGACCATCTGTACAGCTGTCTGTTTGGTACATTCCTCTACAGCAGTGAACAGGAGCGGGCCAACCAG GAGGTTCCAGCCAAGACTGTGTCTCTCTGGTCGTACATCAACAG CCAGCCCGAGGACTTCACCAACCCCTTCTACGTGGACTATGAAAACCACGTTCTCTACCCGATGGTTTCGCCCAGACACCTGGAGCTTTGGACCAGTTACTATGCCCGCTGGAACCCACGCATGAGGCCACAG